One genomic window of Hippopotamus amphibius kiboko isolate mHipAmp2 chromosome 10, mHipAmp2.hap2, whole genome shotgun sequence includes the following:
- the CCDC54 gene encoding coiled-coil domain-containing protein 54 codes for MYKLQTKRVKAASGQMWNSNFSRIRQSLKNAYHKCKKWHPNSTRYPTMTSYDCDQDDTNADEEMNLIVMLQDIKTAQIELLSQKTDIVGTVSKVQERTDFYQKQMEVLETRMNVNEDRQCAITKDIFSMKEDIDTLKKKVTELENQNSCSNIHCLEVLDGEKGKELIELLHKLIQPETLKNTLACTDSEISSAEPEKVPSCSKPTDHLEEKAISPQMKALKKSCHQNALRGFRKAKSNICIYPDFNTWIKLTFVHGGKWRFFLSATKLEEFIQWLLSRPTIPPEEPQVITQRYCPFSGPIASLTATCLSVFNYIYCLFGSSKEEVTRL; via the coding sequence ATGTACAAACTTCAAACCAAAAGGGTAAAAGCTGCTTCTGGGCAGATGTGGAATTCAAACTTCTCCAGGATCAGACAATCTCTTAAAAATGCTTACCATAAATGTAAGAAGTGGCACCCAAATTCAACTAGATACCCAACTATGACTTCCTATGACTGTGACCAAGATGACACGAAtgctgatgaagaaatgaatctTATAGTAATGCTCCAAGACATTAAAACCGCCCAGATTGAACTCCTCAGCCAAAAGACCGACATTGTTGGTACAGTATCAAAAGTCCAGGAAAGGACTGACTTTTATCAGAAACAGATGGAGGTACTGGAAACCAGAATGAATGTTAATGAAGACAGACAGTGCGCCATAACTAAAGATATCTTCTCTATGAAAGAAGATATTGATACTTTAAAGAAGAAGGTGACAGAACTGGAAAACCAGAATTCTTGCTCCAATATACACTGTTTAGAGGTTCTGGATGGAGAAAAGGGTAAAGAGCTCATAGAACTTCTTCATAAACTCATACAACCAGAAACGTTGAAGAACACATTGGCCTGTACAGATTCTGAAATCTCTTCCGCAGAACCAGAGAAAGTGCCCAGTTGTTCCAAGCCCACAGATCACCTTGAGGAAAAAGCAATTTCTCCCCAAATGAAAGCTCTGAAGAAAAGCTGCCATCAAAATGCATTAAGAGGCTTTCGAAAAGCAAAGTCAAATATTTGTATTTACCCAGACTTTAACACATGGATCAAGCTAACTTTTGTCCATGGAGGAAAGTGGAGATTTTTCCTCAGTGCAACCAAGTTAGAGGAATTCATCCAGTGGCTTCTTTCCAGGCCAACGATCCCTCCTGAGGAACCACAAGTCATAACCCAGAGATACTGTCCATTCTCTGGGCCTATTGCAAGCTTGACCGCAACCTGTCTTTCTGTTTTCAACTATATTTACTGTCTTTTTGGTTCCTCAAAAGAGGAAGTAACTCGACTATAG